A window of the Azospirillum formosense genome harbors these coding sequences:
- a CDS encoding GFA family protein gives MSDGGGGLTGGCLCGGVRYDVAERPMGVVNCHCGQCRRFHGHFGAYITIPRDAVEFEKQDTLSWYRSSAKAQRGFCARCGSSLFWKGDGEALLDIAAGSLDQPTGLTTLRHIHVADKADYYAIDDGLERFPEGAPEPP, from the coding sequence ATGAGCGACGGCGGAGGAGGTCTGACGGGCGGGTGCCTGTGTGGTGGCGTGCGCTACGATGTGGCCGAGCGGCCCATGGGGGTGGTGAACTGCCACTGCGGCCAATGCCGGCGCTTTCACGGCCATTTCGGCGCCTACATCACCATCCCCCGCGACGCGGTGGAGTTCGAGAAGCAGGACACGCTGTCCTGGTACCGTTCCTCGGCCAAGGCGCAACGTGGATTCTGCGCGCGCTGCGGCTCCTCGCTGTTCTGGAAAGGCGATGGCGAGGCGTTGCTGGACATTGCCGCCGGCAGCCTGGACCAGCCGACCGGCCTGACGACGCTGCGGCACATTCATGTGGCGGACAAGGCGGACTATTACGCCATCGACGACGGGTTGGAGCGCTTCCCCGAAGGCGCACCGGAGCCGCCGTAA
- a CDS encoding DUF1127 domain-containing protein, whose amino-acid sequence MAQSMNDGMDGSMNTRTDAQERPGQGIGQGIGQGIGGVVVALFDTVATWNERRRQRRALEALPDHLLHDIGLSRADAVTEADKPFWQG is encoded by the coding sequence ATGGCCCAGAGCATGAATGACGGCATGGATGGCAGCATGAACACCCGCACCGACGCGCAGGAGCGGCCCGGCCAGGGGATTGGCCAGGGGATTGGCCAGGGGATTGGTGGTGTGGTGGTCGCCCTGTTCGACACGGTGGCCACCTGGAACGAGCGGCGGCGCCAGCGGCGCGCGTTGGAGGCTTTGCCCGATCATCTGTTGCACGACATCGGCCTGTCCCGCGCCGACGCGGTGACCGAGGCTGACAAGCCCTTCTGGCAGGGCTGA
- a CDS encoding IS5 family transposase: MAGQAGLFDLQDRYAELSKSGDPLERLLSVVDFEVFRPTLDAALERKDRSRGGRPPLDAVMMFKILVLQALYGLSDEQAEYQVRDRLSFMRFLGLGLGDRVPDRTTIWLFREALVTAGAMEGLFARFDAALKERGYFALGGQIIDASIVEAPRQRLTREEKRQIRDGEDPPWPTAKARQKDTQARWTVKRGRVKAKPGPTLDGSEARMVEGLLIPAFGYKSHITIDRRFRLIRRFIVTDAARHDGAQLPGLLNPDAFDSRVWADSAYRSKANEAAITAAGRRSMVHFRKPKGRPMPEPHQRANRARSAVRSAVEHVFADQKARMGLFIRTIGLGRATVKIGLANLAYNFRRLIWLEGRTAPV; this comes from the coding sequence ATGGCCGGTCAAGCTGGGCTGTTCGATCTTCAGGACCGCTACGCGGAGTTGAGCAAGAGCGGGGATCCACTGGAACGGCTGTTGTCGGTGGTGGACTTCGAAGTGTTTCGCCCGACGCTTGACGCGGCCCTGGAACGCAAGGATCGCTCCCGGGGCGGCCGGCCGCCACTGGACGCGGTGATGATGTTCAAGATCCTGGTGCTGCAGGCGCTGTATGGGTTGTCGGACGAACAGGCCGAGTATCAGGTGCGCGACCGGCTGTCATTCATGCGGTTCCTCGGCCTGGGGTTGGGCGACCGGGTTCCGGATCGCACGACGATCTGGCTGTTCCGCGAGGCGCTGGTGACGGCGGGAGCGATGGAGGGGCTGTTCGCCCGCTTCGACGCGGCTCTGAAGGAGCGTGGCTACTTCGCGCTGGGCGGCCAGATCATCGACGCGTCCATCGTGGAGGCGCCCCGGCAGCGGCTGACCCGGGAGGAAAAGCGCCAGATCCGTGACGGGGAAGACCCGCCCTGGCCGACGGCCAAGGCGCGCCAGAAGGACACACAGGCGCGCTGGACGGTGAAGCGGGGGCGGGTCAAGGCGAAGCCGGGACCGACGCTCGACGGGTCCGAGGCGCGCATGGTGGAGGGACTTCTGATCCCGGCGTTCGGCTACAAGTCGCACATCACCATCGACCGCCGGTTCCGTCTGATCCGGCGCTTCATCGTGACCGACGCGGCGCGGCACGACGGCGCGCAGTTGCCGGGCCTGCTCAACCCGGACGCTTTCGACAGCCGGGTATGGGCGGACAGTGCCTACCGCTCGAAGGCCAACGAAGCGGCCATCACGGCGGCGGGGCGCCGCAGCATGGTGCATTTCCGCAAGCCGAAGGGCCGGCCGATGCCGGAGCCCCACCAGCGTGCCAACCGCGCCCGCTCGGCAGTGCGCTCGGCCGTCGAGCATGTGTTCGCCGACCAGAAGGCGCGCATGGGGCTGTTCATCCGCACCATCGGCCTGGGGCGCGCGACGGTTAAGATCGGCCTCGCCAACCTCGCCTACAATTTCCGACGCCTGATCTGGCTTGAGGGGCGAACTGCGCCCGTATAG
- a CDS encoding transcriptional regulator GcvA produces MARRLPPLNALRAFESAARHLSFTKAAEELHVTQAAVSHQIKGLEEWLGMPLFRRMNRALILTETGQSYLPPVRDALDTLSHATERLFRMDGSGALTISTMPSFAAKWLVMRLGRFQARHPELEVRLHTTPQLVDFTQQDVDIGIRFGAGNWPGLRCERLMTEDIYPVCSPSLLDGPRPLRCPEDLRHHTLLHDDYFITWGTWGEAAGIAGLDHARGPRFDDSALLLQVAAEGGGVALARGVLVADDVAAGRLVRLFDVHLPGNYAYYVAAPPHYFSRPKVKAFRDWLFEEAAGDPVPGPDAKHSRALSGGVPATTSSPDA; encoded by the coding sequence ATGGCCCGACGCCTGCCGCCGCTGAACGCCCTGCGCGCCTTCGAATCCGCCGCCCGGCACCTGTCCTTCACCAAGGCGGCGGAGGAGCTTCACGTCACCCAGGCCGCGGTCAGCCACCAGATCAAGGGGCTGGAGGAATGGCTGGGCATGCCGCTGTTCCGCCGGATGAACCGCGCATTGATCCTGACCGAGACCGGGCAATCCTACCTGCCGCCGGTGCGCGACGCGCTCGACACGCTGTCGCACGCGACGGAGCGGCTGTTCCGCATGGACGGGTCCGGCGCGCTGACCATCTCGACCATGCCCAGCTTCGCCGCGAAGTGGCTGGTCATGCGGCTGGGCCGTTTCCAAGCCCGCCATCCGGAGCTGGAGGTGCGGCTGCACACCACCCCGCAGCTCGTGGATTTCACCCAGCAGGACGTGGACATCGGCATCCGCTTCGGCGCCGGCAACTGGCCCGGCCTGCGGTGCGAGCGGCTGATGACCGAGGACATCTATCCGGTGTGCAGCCCGTCGCTTCTCGACGGCCCCCGCCCGCTGCGCTGCCCGGAGGACCTGCGCCACCACACGCTGCTCCACGACGACTACTTCATCACCTGGGGCACCTGGGGCGAGGCCGCCGGGATCGCCGGGCTGGACCACGCCCGCGGCCCGCGCTTCGACGATTCGGCGCTGCTGCTCCAGGTGGCGGCGGAGGGTGGCGGCGTGGCGCTGGCCCGCGGCGTCCTGGTGGCGGACGATGTCGCCGCCGGGCGGCTGGTCCGGCTGTTCGACGTCCATCTGCCGGGCAACTACGCCTACTACGTCGCCGCCCCGCCCCATTACTTCTCGCGCCCGAAGGTGAAGGCGTTCCGCGACTGGCTGTTCGAGGAGGCCGCCGGCGATCCCGTCCCCGGACCGGACGCCAAGCACAGCCGGGCCTTGTCCGGGGGCGTGCCCGCCACAACCTCTTCCCCAGACGCCTGA